Proteins co-encoded in one Gossypium arboreum isolate Shixiya-1 chromosome 11, ASM2569848v2, whole genome shotgun sequence genomic window:
- the LOC108473503 gene encoding uncharacterized protein LOC108473503 isoform X5, whose product MVRGGKVGQRSNFKKRVRSKDDDSDGSDEDYVVSEEGNEESEDDVEKYCSSLDECASEEGFGSFLDEEEEEEVVRKAVRSKAKRMSTARKRRIVERKPRKRKIVSDEEEEDEDYEVEEEEEDDDDDDEEEEKEEEEDDDDDEFTLDEEDCLDEEEELTMKMKKNNMKVRKPGLRKRGPSKPRKNRKKSAVSNKPSRKGGRKKRRLNRKKRVEDDDDDDCDFVDIIPVVRKKSRLNGGRRNKAYVVPSDSDFVLSGSSDYEYTISEEEREQVKEANRLCGSLKTSLRSSSSSKRIQEVEELGKHKKPPGRKGKEKVEEKKAEVIKPVCGICLSEEDKRRFRGTLNCCSHYFCFTCIMEWSKVESRCPLCKQRFETITKPARSTAGVDLRDVVIQVPKRDQVYQPSEEELRSYLDPYENVFCSECHQGGDDELMLLCDICDSSAHTYCVGLGREVPEDNWYCDGCRPVALGSSSSQVQDSLPDQRTVNNLYNRFSPVVNVGESLESIGVPSPRVPLTPSFVGLSSPRFPVVDVTAGSPVSGVGAPTLTGRRWLHRQIQNLRSINRMNLMAGRTEGISAANMGIDLVNSHIDQSREPMVQQARTQDAGTQPQTLFAEGLQDYPSSSLQGRDFLSSRLSHLRRQAVQDSTTTSFSTSVNLTLWPELAGISSNEQLRHCSNGSNIRPDGCDLPFSVSDEDNILMAKEQLQAMVGSHLKAISNGIDLDNGTFKDIATSSMHTLLAACGLEHRRSEVYIVPPSSNCVHIERVAAGQASLMKGCCLTCFDSFVKDVVKRIMDTRSRQWLSLGL is encoded by the exons ATGGTAAGGGGAGGGAAGGTTGGTCAAAGAAGCAACTTTAAGAAAAGGGTTAGATCAAAGGATGATGATTCGGATGGTTCGGATGAAGATTATGTGGTTTCGGAGGAGGGAAATGAAGAATCTGAGGATGATGTGGAAAAGTATTGTTCTTCCTTAGATGAATGTGCATCGGAAGAGGGTTTCGGGAGTTTTCTTGATGAGGAGGAGGAAGAGGAAGTGGTGAGAAAGGCTGTTAGGTCGAAAGCTAAACGAATGTCTACAGCAAGGAAGAGGAGGATTGTGGAGAGAAAACCACGAAAGCGGAAAATTGTATCGGATGAAGAGGAGGAAGATGAAGATTATGAGgtggaggaagaagaagaagatgacgatgatgatgatgaagaggAGGAGAAGGAGGAGGAGGAAGATGATGACGATGATGAATTCACTCTAGACGAAGAAGATTGTTTGGATGAGGAAGAGGAACTGACTATGAAAATGAAGAAAAACAATATGAAAGTTCGTAAGCCAGGGTTGCGGAAAAGAGGTCCTTCTAAACCTAGGAAAAATAGGAAGAAATCTGCTGTTTCTAATAAGCCTTCAAGAAAAGGGGGAAGGAAGAAACGCCGGTTGAACAGGAAAAAGAGAGTCGAAGATGATGACGATGATGATTGTGATTTTGTAGACATCATTCCAGTTGTGAGAAAAAAGAGCAGACTAAACGGAGGACGGAGAAACAAGGCATATGTTGTACCATCCGATTCAGATTTTGTCTTGTCTGGGTCATCTGATTATGAGTATACCATCTCAGAGGAAGAGAGAGAGCAAGTGAAAGAAGCCAACCGATTGTGTGGAAGTTTGAAAACCAGTTTGAGGAGTTCATCATCCTCAAAGAGAATTCAGGAGGTTGAGGAGTTAGGCAAGCACAAGAAACCTCCAGGAAGAAAGGGTAAGGAGAAGGTTGAAGAGAAAAAGGCTGAAGTAATAAAACCAGTTTGTGGCATTTGTCTCTCTGAGGAAGATAAGCGAAGATTTAGGGGCACATTGAACTGTTGCAGTCATTATTTTTGTTTCACCTGCATTATGGAGTGGTCAAAAGTGGAATCTCGTTGCCCATTGTGCAAGCAAAGGTTTGAAACAATCACTAAGCCTGCTAGATCAACAGCAGGAGTTGATTTGAGAGATGTGGTGATTCAAGTACCCAAGCGTGATCAG GTCTACCAACCGTCTGAGGAAGAACTTAGAAGCTATCTGGACCCATATGAGAATGTTTTTTGCTCTGAATGCCACCAAGGTGGGGATGATGAACTGATGTTACTGTGTGATATTTGTGATTCATCGGCACACACCTATTGTGTTGGCCTAGGGAGGGAAGTGCCTGAAGATAATTGGTACTGTGATGGTTGCAGGCCCGTAGCTCTTGGTTCCTCTAGTTCCCAAGTCCAAGATTCTTTGCCTGACCAAAGGACAGTAAACAATTTGTACAATAGATTCTCACCTGTTGTAAATGTAGGAGAAAGTTTAGAGTCCATTGGGGTGCCTTCACCTCGTGTACCTTTAACTCCCAGTTTTGTGGGTCTTTCATCTCCTAGATTTCCTGTTGTAGATGTTACCGCTGGTTCCCCAGTATCTGGAGTGGGAGCGCCAACTCTGACAGGTAGGCGGTGGTTACACCGCCAGATTCAAAATCTCCGATCGATCAATAGGATGAATCTTATGGCTGGTAGGACTGAAGGAATATCAGCTGCCAATATGGGAATTGATCTTGTTAATTCTCACATTGATCAAAGTAGGGAACCAATGGTTCAACAAGCTAGGACACAAGATGCGGGAACTCAGCCTCAAACACTGTTTGCGGAGGGGTTACAGGACTATCCCTCTTCTTCACTGCAAGGTAGGGACTTCCTTTCTTCAAGGTTGAGCCACTTGAGAAGGCAAGCAGTTCAAGATTCAACTACCACTTCGTTCAGTACATCAGTCAATTTGACGTTATGGCCTGAACTTGCTGGTATTAGTTCAAATGAACAACTCCGTCATTGCAGCAATGGATCAAACATTAGGCCCGATGGTTGTGATTTGCCTTTTTCTGTTAGTGATGAGGATAATATTTTGATGGCCAAGGAACAATTGCAGGCAATGGTGGGAAGCCATTTAAAAGCCATTTCCAACGGTATTGATTTAG ACAACGGTACTTTCAAGGACATAGCAACCAGTTCCATGCATACCTTATTGGCTGCTTGTGGGCTTGAGCATAGGAGGAGCGAGGTTTACATTGTGCCTCCGTCATCAAATTGTGTGCACATTGAAAGAGTGGCAGCTGGACAGGCGAGCTTAATGAAAGGTTGTTGCTTAACTTGTTTCGATTCTTTTGTAAAAGATGTAGTGAAGAGGATCATGGATACAAGATCCCGACAGTGGTTAAGTTTAGGTCTTTAA
- the LOC108473503 gene encoding uncharacterized protein LOC108473503 isoform X7, translating to MMVRGGKVGQRSNFKKRVRSKDDDSDGSDEDYVVSEEGNEESEDDVEKYCSSLDECASEEGFGSFLDEEEEEEVVRKAVRSKAKRMSTARKRRIVERKPRKRKIVSDEEEEDEDYEVEEEEEDDDDDDEEEEKEEEEDDDDDEFTLDEEDCLDEEEELTMKMKKNNMKVRKPGLRKRGPSKPRKNRKKSAVSNKPSRKGGRKKRRLNRKKRVEDDDDDDCDFVDIIPVVRKKSRLNGGRRNKAYVVPSDSDFVLSGSSDYEYTISEEEREQVKEANRLCGSLKTSLRSSSSSKRIQEVEELGKHKKPPGRKGKEKVEEKKAEVIKPVCGICLSEEDKRRFRGTLNCCSHYFCFTCIMEWSKVESRCPLCKQRFETITKPARSTAGVDLRDVVIQVPKRDQVYQPSEEELRSYLDPYENVFCSECHQGGDDELMLLCDICDSSAHTYCVGLGREVPEDNWYCDGCRPVALGSSSSQVQDSLPDQRTVNNLYNRFSPVVNVGESLESIGVPSPRVPLTPSFVGLSSPRFPVVDVTAGSPVSGVGAPTLTGRRWLHRQIQNLRSINRMNLMAGRTEGISAANMGIDLVNSHIDQSREPMVQQARTQDAGTQPQTLFAEGLQDYPSSSLQGRDFLSSRLSHLRRQAVQDSTTTSFSTSVNLTLWPELAGISSNEQLRHCSNGSNIRPDGCDLPFSVSDEDNILMAKEQLQAMVGSHLKAISNGIDLDFSKPSICICRQRYFQGHSNQFHAYLIGCLWA from the exons atg ATGGTAAGGGGAGGGAAGGTTGGTCAAAGAAGCAACTTTAAGAAAAGGGTTAGATCAAAGGATGATGATTCGGATGGTTCGGATGAAGATTATGTGGTTTCGGAGGAGGGAAATGAAGAATCTGAGGATGATGTGGAAAAGTATTGTTCTTCCTTAGATGAATGTGCATCGGAAGAGGGTTTCGGGAGTTTTCTTGATGAGGAGGAGGAAGAGGAAGTGGTGAGAAAGGCTGTTAGGTCGAAAGCTAAACGAATGTCTACAGCAAGGAAGAGGAGGATTGTGGAGAGAAAACCACGAAAGCGGAAAATTGTATCGGATGAAGAGGAGGAAGATGAAGATTATGAGgtggaggaagaagaagaagatgacgatgatgatgatgaagaggAGGAGAAGGAGGAGGAGGAAGATGATGACGATGATGAATTCACTCTAGACGAAGAAGATTGTTTGGATGAGGAAGAGGAACTGACTATGAAAATGAAGAAAAACAATATGAAAGTTCGTAAGCCAGGGTTGCGGAAAAGAGGTCCTTCTAAACCTAGGAAAAATAGGAAGAAATCTGCTGTTTCTAATAAGCCTTCAAGAAAAGGGGGAAGGAAGAAACGCCGGTTGAACAGGAAAAAGAGAGTCGAAGATGATGACGATGATGATTGTGATTTTGTAGACATCATTCCAGTTGTGAGAAAAAAGAGCAGACTAAACGGAGGACGGAGAAACAAGGCATATGTTGTACCATCCGATTCAGATTTTGTCTTGTCTGGGTCATCTGATTATGAGTATACCATCTCAGAGGAAGAGAGAGAGCAAGTGAAAGAAGCCAACCGATTGTGTGGAAGTTTGAAAACCAGTTTGAGGAGTTCATCATCCTCAAAGAGAATTCAGGAGGTTGAGGAGTTAGGCAAGCACAAGAAACCTCCAGGAAGAAAGGGTAAGGAGAAGGTTGAAGAGAAAAAGGCTGAAGTAATAAAACCAGTTTGTGGCATTTGTCTCTCTGAGGAAGATAAGCGAAGATTTAGGGGCACATTGAACTGTTGCAGTCATTATTTTTGTTTCACCTGCATTATGGAGTGGTCAAAAGTGGAATCTCGTTGCCCATTGTGCAAGCAAAGGTTTGAAACAATCACTAAGCCTGCTAGATCAACAGCAGGAGTTGATTTGAGAGATGTGGTGATTCAAGTACCCAAGCGTGATCAG GTCTACCAACCGTCTGAGGAAGAACTTAGAAGCTATCTGGACCCATATGAGAATGTTTTTTGCTCTGAATGCCACCAAGGTGGGGATGATGAACTGATGTTACTGTGTGATATTTGTGATTCATCGGCACACACCTATTGTGTTGGCCTAGGGAGGGAAGTGCCTGAAGATAATTGGTACTGTGATGGTTGCAGGCCCGTAGCTCTTGGTTCCTCTAGTTCCCAAGTCCAAGATTCTTTGCCTGACCAAAGGACAGTAAACAATTTGTACAATAGATTCTCACCTGTTGTAAATGTAGGAGAAAGTTTAGAGTCCATTGGGGTGCCTTCACCTCGTGTACCTTTAACTCCCAGTTTTGTGGGTCTTTCATCTCCTAGATTTCCTGTTGTAGATGTTACCGCTGGTTCCCCAGTATCTGGAGTGGGAGCGCCAACTCTGACAGGTAGGCGGTGGTTACACCGCCAGATTCAAAATCTCCGATCGATCAATAGGATGAATCTTATGGCTGGTAGGACTGAAGGAATATCAGCTGCCAATATGGGAATTGATCTTGTTAATTCTCACATTGATCAAAGTAGGGAACCAATGGTTCAACAAGCTAGGACACAAGATGCGGGAACTCAGCCTCAAACACTGTTTGCGGAGGGGTTACAGGACTATCCCTCTTCTTCACTGCAAGGTAGGGACTTCCTTTCTTCAAGGTTGAGCCACTTGAGAAGGCAAGCAGTTCAAGATTCAACTACCACTTCGTTCAGTACATCAGTCAATTTGACGTTATGGCCTGAACTTGCTGGTATTAGTTCAAATGAACAACTCCGTCATTGCAGCAATGGATCAAACATTAGGCCCGATGGTTGTGATTTGCCTTTTTCTGTTAGTGATGAGGATAATATTTTGATGGCCAAGGAACAATTGCAGGCAATGGTGGGAAGCCATTTAAAAGCCATTTCCAACGGTATTGATTTAG ACTTTTCAAAGCCTTCTATATGTATATGCAGACAACGGTACTTTCAAGGACATAGCAACCAGTTCCATGCATACCTTATTGGCTGCTTGTGGGCTTGA
- the LOC108473503 gene encoding uncharacterized protein LOC108473503 isoform X3, producing MVRGGKVGQRSNFKKRVRSKDDDSDGSDEDYVVSEEGNEESEDDVEKYCSSLDECASEEGFGSFLDEEEEEEVVRKAVRSKAKRMSTARKRRIVERKPRKRKIVSDEEEEDEDYEVEEEEEDDDDDDEEEEKEEEEDDDDDEFTLDEEDCLDEEEELTMKMKKNNMKVRKPGLRKRGPSKPRKNRKKSAVSNKPSRKGGRKKRRLNRKKRVEDDDDDDCDFVDIIPVVRKKSRLNGGRRNKAYVVPSDSDFVLSGSSDYEYTISEEEREQVKEANRLCGSLKTSLRSSSSSKRIQEVEELGKHKKPPGRKGKEKVEEKKAEVIKPVCGICLSEEDKRRFRGTLNCCSHYFCFTCIMEWSKVESRCPLCKQRFETITKPARSTAGVDLRDVVIQVPKRDQVYQPSEEELRSYLDPYENVFCSECHQGGDDELMLLCDICDSSAHTYCVGLGREVPEDNWYCDGCRPVALGSSSSQVQDSLPDQRTVNNLYNRFSPVVNVGESLESIGVPSPRVPLTPSFVGLSSPRFPVVDVTAGSPVSGVGAPTLTGRRWLHRQIQNLRSINRMNLMAGRTEGISAANMGIDLVNSHIDQSREPMVQQARTQDAGTQPQTLFAEGLQDYPSSSLQGRDFLSSRLSHLRRQAVQDSTTTSFSTSVNLTLWPELAGISSNEQLRHCSNGSNIRPDGCDLPFSVSDEDNILMAKEQLQAMVGSHLKAISNGIDLDNGTFKDIATSSMHTLLAACGLEHRRSEVYIVPPSSNCVHIERVAAGQASLMKGKKNEVSLTLGQMHYIMLLTMILHDVREDHFVCCLCSMNLGVRWVRVCLICLMFFLIYVKEHSLVLMFQILLDLTIGKGKRGCNV from the exons ATGGTAAGGGGAGGGAAGGTTGGTCAAAGAAGCAACTTTAAGAAAAGGGTTAGATCAAAGGATGATGATTCGGATGGTTCGGATGAAGATTATGTGGTTTCGGAGGAGGGAAATGAAGAATCTGAGGATGATGTGGAAAAGTATTGTTCTTCCTTAGATGAATGTGCATCGGAAGAGGGTTTCGGGAGTTTTCTTGATGAGGAGGAGGAAGAGGAAGTGGTGAGAAAGGCTGTTAGGTCGAAAGCTAAACGAATGTCTACAGCAAGGAAGAGGAGGATTGTGGAGAGAAAACCACGAAAGCGGAAAATTGTATCGGATGAAGAGGAGGAAGATGAAGATTATGAGgtggaggaagaagaagaagatgacgatgatgatgatgaagaggAGGAGAAGGAGGAGGAGGAAGATGATGACGATGATGAATTCACTCTAGACGAAGAAGATTGTTTGGATGAGGAAGAGGAACTGACTATGAAAATGAAGAAAAACAATATGAAAGTTCGTAAGCCAGGGTTGCGGAAAAGAGGTCCTTCTAAACCTAGGAAAAATAGGAAGAAATCTGCTGTTTCTAATAAGCCTTCAAGAAAAGGGGGAAGGAAGAAACGCCGGTTGAACAGGAAAAAGAGAGTCGAAGATGATGACGATGATGATTGTGATTTTGTAGACATCATTCCAGTTGTGAGAAAAAAGAGCAGACTAAACGGAGGACGGAGAAACAAGGCATATGTTGTACCATCCGATTCAGATTTTGTCTTGTCTGGGTCATCTGATTATGAGTATACCATCTCAGAGGAAGAGAGAGAGCAAGTGAAAGAAGCCAACCGATTGTGTGGAAGTTTGAAAACCAGTTTGAGGAGTTCATCATCCTCAAAGAGAATTCAGGAGGTTGAGGAGTTAGGCAAGCACAAGAAACCTCCAGGAAGAAAGGGTAAGGAGAAGGTTGAAGAGAAAAAGGCTGAAGTAATAAAACCAGTTTGTGGCATTTGTCTCTCTGAGGAAGATAAGCGAAGATTTAGGGGCACATTGAACTGTTGCAGTCATTATTTTTGTTTCACCTGCATTATGGAGTGGTCAAAAGTGGAATCTCGTTGCCCATTGTGCAAGCAAAGGTTTGAAACAATCACTAAGCCTGCTAGATCAACAGCAGGAGTTGATTTGAGAGATGTGGTGATTCAAGTACCCAAGCGTGATCAG GTCTACCAACCGTCTGAGGAAGAACTTAGAAGCTATCTGGACCCATATGAGAATGTTTTTTGCTCTGAATGCCACCAAGGTGGGGATGATGAACTGATGTTACTGTGTGATATTTGTGATTCATCGGCACACACCTATTGTGTTGGCCTAGGGAGGGAAGTGCCTGAAGATAATTGGTACTGTGATGGTTGCAGGCCCGTAGCTCTTGGTTCCTCTAGTTCCCAAGTCCAAGATTCTTTGCCTGACCAAAGGACAGTAAACAATTTGTACAATAGATTCTCACCTGTTGTAAATGTAGGAGAAAGTTTAGAGTCCATTGGGGTGCCTTCACCTCGTGTACCTTTAACTCCCAGTTTTGTGGGTCTTTCATCTCCTAGATTTCCTGTTGTAGATGTTACCGCTGGTTCCCCAGTATCTGGAGTGGGAGCGCCAACTCTGACAGGTAGGCGGTGGTTACACCGCCAGATTCAAAATCTCCGATCGATCAATAGGATGAATCTTATGGCTGGTAGGACTGAAGGAATATCAGCTGCCAATATGGGAATTGATCTTGTTAATTCTCACATTGATCAAAGTAGGGAACCAATGGTTCAACAAGCTAGGACACAAGATGCGGGAACTCAGCCTCAAACACTGTTTGCGGAGGGGTTACAGGACTATCCCTCTTCTTCACTGCAAGGTAGGGACTTCCTTTCTTCAAGGTTGAGCCACTTGAGAAGGCAAGCAGTTCAAGATTCAACTACCACTTCGTTCAGTACATCAGTCAATTTGACGTTATGGCCTGAACTTGCTGGTATTAGTTCAAATGAACAACTCCGTCATTGCAGCAATGGATCAAACATTAGGCCCGATGGTTGTGATTTGCCTTTTTCTGTTAGTGATGAGGATAATATTTTGATGGCCAAGGAACAATTGCAGGCAATGGTGGGAAGCCATTTAAAAGCCATTTCCAACGGTATTGATTTAG ACAACGGTACTTTCAAGGACATAGCAACCAGTTCCATGCATACCTTATTGGCTGCTTGTGGGCTTGAGCATAGGAGGAGCGAGGTTTACATTGTGCCTCCGTCATCAAATTGTGTGCACATTGAAAGAGTGGCAGCTGGACAGGCGAGCTTAATGAAAG GCAAAAAAAATGAAGTGAGCTTGACTCTTGGACAAATGCATTATATCATGCTTTTGACAATGATCTTGCATGATGTAAGAGAAGACCATTTTGTATGTTGTCTATGTAGCATGAACTTGGGAGTGCGTTGGGTACGTGTATGCTTAATTTGTTTGATGTTTTTCTTAATATATGTGAAGGAACATTCTCTAGTACTCATGTTTCAAATCTTGTTGGATCTTACTATTGGAAAAGGAAAAAGGGGTTGCAATGTGTAG
- the LOC108473503 gene encoding uncharacterized protein LOC108473503 isoform X8, which translates to MVRGGKVGQRSNFKKRVRSKDDDSDGSDEDYVVSEEGNEESEDDVEKYCSSLDECASEEGFGSFLDEEEEEEVVRKAVRSKAKRMSTARKRRIVERKPRKRKIVSDEEEEDEDYEVEEEEEDDDDDDEEEEKEEEEDDDDDEFTLDEEDCLDEEEELTMKMKKNNMKVRKPGLRKRGPSKPRKNRKKSAVSNKPSRKGGRKKRRLNRKKRVEDDDDDDCDFVDIIPVVRKKSRLNGGRRNKAYVVPSDSDFVLSGSSDYEYTISEEEREQVKEANRLCGSLKTSLRSSSSSKRIQEVEELGKHKKPPGRKGKEKVEEKKAEVIKPVCGICLSEEDKRRFRGTLNCCSHYFCFTCIMEWSKVESRCPLCKQRFETITKPARSTAGVDLRDVVIQVPKRDQVYQPSEEELRSYLDPYENVFCSECHQGGDDELMLLCDICDSSAHTYCVGLGREVPEDNWYCDGCRPVALGSSSSQVQDSLPDQRTVNNLYNRFSPVVNVGESLESIGVPSPRVPLTPSFVGLSSPRFPVVDVTAGSPVSGVGAPTLTGRRWLHRQIQNLRSINRMNLMAGRTEGISAANMGIDLVNSHIDQSREPMVQQARTQDAGTQPQTLFAEGLQDYPSSSLQGRDFLSSRLSHLRRQAVQDSTTTSFSTSVNLTLWPELAGISSNEQLRHCSNGSNIRPDGCDLPFSVSDEDNILMAKEQLQAMVGSHLKAISNGIDLDFSKPSICICRQRYFQGHSNQFHAYLIGCLWA; encoded by the exons ATGGTAAGGGGAGGGAAGGTTGGTCAAAGAAGCAACTTTAAGAAAAGGGTTAGATCAAAGGATGATGATTCGGATGGTTCGGATGAAGATTATGTGGTTTCGGAGGAGGGAAATGAAGAATCTGAGGATGATGTGGAAAAGTATTGTTCTTCCTTAGATGAATGTGCATCGGAAGAGGGTTTCGGGAGTTTTCTTGATGAGGAGGAGGAAGAGGAAGTGGTGAGAAAGGCTGTTAGGTCGAAAGCTAAACGAATGTCTACAGCAAGGAAGAGGAGGATTGTGGAGAGAAAACCACGAAAGCGGAAAATTGTATCGGATGAAGAGGAGGAAGATGAAGATTATGAGgtggaggaagaagaagaagatgacgatgatgatgatgaagaggAGGAGAAGGAGGAGGAGGAAGATGATGACGATGATGAATTCACTCTAGACGAAGAAGATTGTTTGGATGAGGAAGAGGAACTGACTATGAAAATGAAGAAAAACAATATGAAAGTTCGTAAGCCAGGGTTGCGGAAAAGAGGTCCTTCTAAACCTAGGAAAAATAGGAAGAAATCTGCTGTTTCTAATAAGCCTTCAAGAAAAGGGGGAAGGAAGAAACGCCGGTTGAACAGGAAAAAGAGAGTCGAAGATGATGACGATGATGATTGTGATTTTGTAGACATCATTCCAGTTGTGAGAAAAAAGAGCAGACTAAACGGAGGACGGAGAAACAAGGCATATGTTGTACCATCCGATTCAGATTTTGTCTTGTCTGGGTCATCTGATTATGAGTATACCATCTCAGAGGAAGAGAGAGAGCAAGTGAAAGAAGCCAACCGATTGTGTGGAAGTTTGAAAACCAGTTTGAGGAGTTCATCATCCTCAAAGAGAATTCAGGAGGTTGAGGAGTTAGGCAAGCACAAGAAACCTCCAGGAAGAAAGGGTAAGGAGAAGGTTGAAGAGAAAAAGGCTGAAGTAATAAAACCAGTTTGTGGCATTTGTCTCTCTGAGGAAGATAAGCGAAGATTTAGGGGCACATTGAACTGTTGCAGTCATTATTTTTGTTTCACCTGCATTATGGAGTGGTCAAAAGTGGAATCTCGTTGCCCATTGTGCAAGCAAAGGTTTGAAACAATCACTAAGCCTGCTAGATCAACAGCAGGAGTTGATTTGAGAGATGTGGTGATTCAAGTACCCAAGCGTGATCAG GTCTACCAACCGTCTGAGGAAGAACTTAGAAGCTATCTGGACCCATATGAGAATGTTTTTTGCTCTGAATGCCACCAAGGTGGGGATGATGAACTGATGTTACTGTGTGATATTTGTGATTCATCGGCACACACCTATTGTGTTGGCCTAGGGAGGGAAGTGCCTGAAGATAATTGGTACTGTGATGGTTGCAGGCCCGTAGCTCTTGGTTCCTCTAGTTCCCAAGTCCAAGATTCTTTGCCTGACCAAAGGACAGTAAACAATTTGTACAATAGATTCTCACCTGTTGTAAATGTAGGAGAAAGTTTAGAGTCCATTGGGGTGCCTTCACCTCGTGTACCTTTAACTCCCAGTTTTGTGGGTCTTTCATCTCCTAGATTTCCTGTTGTAGATGTTACCGCTGGTTCCCCAGTATCTGGAGTGGGAGCGCCAACTCTGACAGGTAGGCGGTGGTTACACCGCCAGATTCAAAATCTCCGATCGATCAATAGGATGAATCTTATGGCTGGTAGGACTGAAGGAATATCAGCTGCCAATATGGGAATTGATCTTGTTAATTCTCACATTGATCAAAGTAGGGAACCAATGGTTCAACAAGCTAGGACACAAGATGCGGGAACTCAGCCTCAAACACTGTTTGCGGAGGGGTTACAGGACTATCCCTCTTCTTCACTGCAAGGTAGGGACTTCCTTTCTTCAAGGTTGAGCCACTTGAGAAGGCAAGCAGTTCAAGATTCAACTACCACTTCGTTCAGTACATCAGTCAATTTGACGTTATGGCCTGAACTTGCTGGTATTAGTTCAAATGAACAACTCCGTCATTGCAGCAATGGATCAAACATTAGGCCCGATGGTTGTGATTTGCCTTTTTCTGTTAGTGATGAGGATAATATTTTGATGGCCAAGGAACAATTGCAGGCAATGGTGGGAAGCCATTTAAAAGCCATTTCCAACGGTATTGATTTAG ACTTTTCAAAGCCTTCTATATGTATATGCAGACAACGGTACTTTCAAGGACATAGCAACCAGTTCCATGCATACCTTATTGGCTGCTTGTGGGCTTGA